In Paenibacillus ihbetae, the following are encoded in one genomic region:
- a CDS encoding AraC family transcriptional regulator yields MSSQLTTPPSWMPGFDRMLLREPIELGCYNDRPLSGGTFHSHAFYEIYYFHEGRCTYLIGDAVFALKPGDLLLMNGLTLHCPNVEPGSRYVRSIIHFDPAWVCRELPESARSVLLDPFETLRNHRMTLTGQRREEFERLLEDMNRLRGAEAAFKQERLKLRLQEMLYVIAGWCQSEVQQQDSISDKERHVQHVVSFVEEHYMEDLTLDRIARDMHLTKHYLSSLFKEVTGTTVFKYVYHRRINQAKILLRLHPHMSITDISRAAGFKHLAHFSRMFKTMVGTAPEHYRKSQGELR; encoded by the coding sequence ATGTCTTCGCAGTTGACGACTCCACCATCCTGGATGCCGGGCTTTGACCGGATGCTGCTGAGGGAACCGATCGAACTCGGCTGCTATAATGACCGGCCTTTATCCGGCGGGACATTCCACTCCCACGCTTTTTATGAAATTTATTATTTTCATGAAGGACGCTGCACGTATCTGATCGGAGACGCCGTATTTGCGCTGAAGCCCGGGGATCTGCTCCTGATGAACGGGCTGACCCTGCATTGCCCGAATGTGGAGCCGGGCTCGCGCTATGTCCGCAGCATTATCCATTTCGATCCCGCCTGGGTGTGCAGGGAGCTGCCCGAATCGGCAAGATCGGTCCTGCTGGATCCTTTCGAGACGCTGCGCAATCACCGGATGACGCTGACCGGGCAGAGGAGAGAAGAGTTTGAGCGGCTGCTGGAGGATATGAACCGGCTGCGGGGGGCGGAAGCTGCTTTCAAGCAGGAGCGCTTGAAGCTTCGGCTTCAGGAAATGCTGTACGTCATTGCGGGCTGGTGTCAAAGCGAGGTGCAGCAGCAGGACTCGATCTCCGATAAGGAGCGGCATGTGCAGCACGTCGTATCGTTTGTGGAGGAGCATTATATGGAGGATCTGACGCTCGACCGGATTGCCAGGGACATGCATCTAACGAAGCACTACTTGTCCTCATTGTTCAAGGAGGTAACCGGAACGACCGTGTTCAAATACGTGTACCACCGAAGAATTAATCAGGCCAAAATCCTGCTGCGACTGCACCCCCATATGAGCATTACGGACATCAGCCGGGCGGCCGGCTTCAAGCATTTGGCCCACTTCAGCCGGATGTTCAAGACAATGGTGGGAACTGCGCCGGAGCATTACCGCAAGTCCCAGGGCGAACTCCGTTGA
- the leuS gene encoding leucine--tRNA ligase: MTDQQSAGHGYKPQVIEPKWQKYWEENKTFKTEDNSSKPKFYALDMFPYPSGAGLHVGHPEGYTATDIISRYKRMRGYNVLHPMGWDAFGLPAEQYAMDTGKHPREFTIQNINNFRRQIKSLGFSYDWDREISTTDPDYYKWTQWIFIQLYKRGLAYVAEVPVNWCEALGTVLANEEVIDGKSERGGHPVVRKPMRQWILKITEYADRLLEDLDELDWSESLKDMQRNWIGKSVGAEVRFDIDGHDAKLEVFTTRPDTLFGASYCVLAPEHELVDKITTPEQREAVKAYQDQAARKSDLERTDLAKDKTGVFTGAYAINPASGAKLPIWIADYVLAGYGTGAIMAVPGHDTRDWEFAKQFGLPIIEVVKGGNVEEEAYTGSGEHVNSGFLDGMDNEAAIQAMNEWLEKEGKGKKKVTYRLRDWLFSRQRYWGEPIPILHLEDGTMKTVPEDQLPLLLPDVDQIRPSGTGESPLANVTEWVETVDPETGMKARRETNTMPQWAGSCWYYLRYIDPHNPDELCSKEKQKEWLPVDLYIGGVEHAVLHLLYARFWHKVLYDLGVVDTKEPFQKLVNQGMILGNNNEKMSKSRGNVINPDDIVNEYGADTLRVYEMFMGPLEATKPWNTNGVEGTHRFLSRVWRLFIGDDGQLNPKIVDGEGSDEWKRILHKTIKKVTEDIEHMRFNTAISQLMIFINEGYKADELPRKAMENFVQMLSPLAPHLAEELWSRLGHTESITYVPWPEYDEAWTVEAEVEIVVQVNGKIVDRTKIAKDFDQEAMQQHSLSLPNVKQALEGKSIRKVIAVPGKLVNIVAG; this comes from the coding sequence ATGACGGATCAACAATCAGCCGGCCACGGCTATAAGCCGCAGGTCATTGAGCCGAAATGGCAGAAGTATTGGGAAGAGAACAAAACCTTTAAAACCGAGGACAACTCGTCCAAACCGAAATTTTATGCACTCGACATGTTCCCGTATCCTTCCGGAGCGGGTCTTCACGTCGGGCATCCGGAGGGCTACACGGCCACCGACATCATTTCCCGTTATAAGCGGATGCGCGGATACAACGTGCTGCATCCGATGGGCTGGGATGCGTTTGGCCTCCCCGCGGAGCAGTATGCGATGGATACAGGCAAGCATCCACGCGAATTTACCATCCAGAATATCAATAACTTCCGCCGCCAGATCAAGTCGCTCGGATTTTCCTACGATTGGGACCGGGAGATCAGTACGACGGATCCGGACTATTATAAATGGACGCAATGGATTTTCATCCAGCTGTACAAGCGGGGCCTTGCTTATGTAGCCGAGGTGCCGGTGAACTGGTGCGAAGCGCTGGGTACAGTTCTTGCGAACGAGGAAGTCATTGACGGCAAGAGCGAGCGCGGCGGCCACCCGGTCGTCCGCAAGCCGATGCGGCAGTGGATTCTGAAAATTACCGAGTATGCGGACCGGCTGCTCGAGGATCTGGATGAGCTGGATTGGAGCGAAAGCCTGAAGGACATGCAGCGCAACTGGATCGGCAAATCGGTCGGCGCCGAGGTGCGGTTTGATATCGATGGGCATGACGCCAAGCTGGAAGTGTTCACGACGCGTCCGGACACCCTCTTCGGCGCAAGCTACTGCGTGCTGGCACCGGAGCATGAGCTGGTGGACAAAATTACGACCCCAGAGCAGCGGGAAGCGGTGAAGGCTTATCAGGATCAGGCTGCCCGCAAGAGCGACCTGGAGCGTACGGACCTGGCAAAAGACAAGACCGGGGTTTTTACCGGGGCTTATGCCATCAACCCTGCCAGCGGCGCCAAGCTGCCGATCTGGATCGCCGATTACGTCCTCGCCGGCTACGGAACCGGTGCGATCATGGCCGTTCCGGGCCACGATACCCGCGACTGGGAGTTTGCGAAGCAATTCGGACTTCCGATCATTGAAGTGGTGAAGGGCGGCAACGTGGAGGAAGAAGCGTATACCGGAAGCGGCGAGCACGTCAATTCCGGCTTCCTCGACGGGATGGACAACGAGGCCGCTATTCAGGCTATGAACGAGTGGCTTGAGAAAGAAGGCAAAGGCAAGAAGAAGGTGACGTACCGTCTGCGAGACTGGCTGTTCAGCCGTCAGCGTTACTGGGGCGAGCCGATTCCGATTCTCCACCTGGAGGACGGAACGATGAAGACCGTTCCGGAAGACCAGCTGCCGCTGCTGCTGCCGGACGTGGATCAGATCAGACCGTCCGGCACCGGCGAATCTCCGCTGGCGAATGTGACGGAATGGGTGGAGACGGTTGATCCGGAGACGGGCATGAAAGCCCGCCGCGAGACCAACACGATGCCGCAATGGGCAGGCAGCTGCTGGTACTATCTCCGTTACATCGATCCGCACAACCCGGATGAGCTGTGCTCGAAGGAGAAGCAGAAGGAATGGCTCCCGGTAGACCTGTATATCGGCGGCGTCGAGCATGCGGTGCTTCACCTGCTGTACGCAAGATTCTGGCATAAGGTGCTCTATGATCTCGGTGTCGTCGATACGAAGGAGCCGTTCCAGAAGCTCGTGAACCAAGGCATGATTCTCGGCAACAATAATGAGAAAATGAGCAAATCCCGCGGCAACGTCATCAACCCTGATGATATCGTGAACGAATACGGAGCCGATACGCTTCGGGTATACGAGATGTTCATGGGGCCGCTGGAAGCGACCAAGCCATGGAACACGAACGGTGTTGAAGGCACGCATCGTTTCCTCTCCCGCGTATGGCGTCTGTTCATCGGCGATGACGGCCAACTGAATCCAAAAATCGTGGACGGGGAAGGTTCCGACGAATGGAAACGGATCCTGCACAAAACGATCAAGAAGGTTACCGAAGATATCGAGCATATGCGCTTCAACACCGCAATCAGCCAGTTGATGATCTTCATCAACGAGGGCTACAAGGCGGATGAGCTCCCGCGGAAGGCGATGGAGAATTTCGTTCAAATGCTGTCCCCGCTCGCGCCTCATCTGGCTGAAGAGCTGTGGAGCCGTCTGGGACACACCGAGAGCATCACGTATGTTCCTTGGCCGGAATACGATGAGGCTTGGACCGTAGAAGCCGAGGTGGAAATCGTTGTCCAAGTGAACGGAAAAATCGTAGACCGCACCAAAATTGCTAAAGACTTCGATCAAGAAGCCATGCAGCAGCATAGTCTCTCCCTTCCAAATGTCAAGCAGGCGCTGGAAGGCAAGAGCATTCGCAAAGTCATTGCCGTTCCGGGCAAACTGGTCAATATCGTGGCCGGTTAA